One part of the Arcanobacterium phocisimile genome encodes these proteins:
- the nuoK gene encoding NADH-quinone oxidoreductase subunit NuoK yields the protein MNLMFYIALAAILFAIGAATVLTRRNGVIALLGIELMLSACNLAFITFSRMHGNLEGQQFAFFVMVVAAAEVVVGLAIIVSIFRTRRSASLDGANLMKH from the coding sequence ATGAACCTCATGTTTTATATCGCCTTAGCCGCAATTCTCTTCGCGATCGGCGCTGCCACTGTGCTCACTCGTCGAAACGGCGTGATTGCACTTCTCGGTATTGAGCTCATGCTCTCTGCTTGCAACCTTGCATTCATCACCTTCTCGCGAATGCACGGCAATCTTGAAGGTCAACAATTCGCGTTCTTTGTGATGGTCGTAGCTGCCGCCGAAGTCGTTGTTGGTTTGGCCATCATCGTCTCCATTTTCCGAACCCGCAGGTCCGCATCGCTTGACGGTGCCAACCTCATGAAGCACTGA
- a CDS encoding NADH-quinone oxidoreductase subunit J, which yields MPTEPLTTLSIGTGEMILFSVTSVCMIALAVFGLLITRKAVLTTLSVIGVMVGLAVLYTALEAPFMGVVQVVVYTGAILMMFLFVLMLIGVDSADSGHETLKVQRPVAILGGVGIAAILIGVAFGAKAPQGIGLEVANAESNPVGVATLIFSSSVLTLQLTGTLLIVAALGAMTLTHRDRVKERITQEQLAHMRMQQFSDSGVHVGQKPPPGVYAESNSSANPALTAGGLPVEDSTSRVLHIRGQVRTVAEISPMTVKRVMDGGIQGPATYGATGQAQIAGMPGESAPDHEGALARLGSSDTPMTVSGTDEIPDSETVQREHDITLENTEKSEEN from the coding sequence ATGCCTACTGAACCATTAACTACGCTGTCGATTGGAACAGGGGAGATGATCCTGTTCTCTGTAACGTCAGTGTGCATGATTGCTTTGGCAGTCTTCGGTCTACTTATCACTCGCAAAGCTGTACTCACCACGTTGAGCGTTATCGGCGTGATGGTTGGCTTGGCTGTGCTCTACACGGCGCTCGAAGCCCCGTTTATGGGCGTTGTTCAAGTGGTGGTTTACACCGGAGCGATTTTGATGATGTTCCTGTTCGTTCTCATGCTCATCGGTGTTGATTCAGCAGATTCGGGACATGAGACGCTCAAGGTGCAGCGCCCAGTAGCTATTCTCGGCGGAGTCGGTATTGCCGCAATTCTTATCGGTGTTGCTTTCGGTGCGAAAGCGCCACAAGGAATTGGTCTGGAAGTAGCAAATGCGGAATCCAACCCGGTGGGTGTCGCAACACTGATTTTCTCCTCATCGGTTCTTACTCTTCAGCTCACTGGAACGTTGCTCATTGTTGCTGCCTTGGGCGCAATGACGCTCACTCACCGTGATCGTGTCAAGGAGCGCATCACTCAAGAACAGCTCGCGCACATGCGTATGCAGCAGTTCAGTGATTCCGGCGTTCACGTTGGCCAGAAGCCACCGCCGGGCGTTTACGCAGAGTCGAACTCGTCGGCTAACCCAGCGCTTACCGCAGGTGGTTTGCCAGTTGAAGATTCGACCAGCCGCGTACTCCACATTCGTGGCCAGGTACGTACCGTTGCAGAAATTTCACCAATGACAGTCAAGCGCGTTATGGATGGCGGAATTCAAGGTCCGGCAACCTACGGCGCTACCGGTCAGGCGCAGATTGCTGGTATGCCAGGTGAGAGCGCTCCAGATCACGAAGGTGCGCTTGCTCGACTCGGCTCGAGTGACACTCCGATGACTGTTTCAGGTACCGACGAGATTCCTGATTCCGAAACAGTTCAGCGTGAGCACGATATCACTCTAGAGAACACTGAGAAGTCGGAGGAGAACTGA
- the nuoL gene encoding NADH-quinone oxidoreductase subunit L produces the protein MVWLAVAIPLISCGILLVLGRRADAWGHWLATLASASAFVVGLLATLQLLGMDAMNRVVETTLYTWVPAGELSVDFGTRADPLSLTFVLLVTFVGTLIHIYSISYMEHDTDRRRFFAYLNLFVAAMLLLVLGNSYLVLFFGWEGVGLASYLLISFWNHVPAYATAGKKAFVMNRVGDLGMLIAMMSMVVSFSSVSFTDVATGAETLPASTATFIGIFLLVAACGKSAQFPLQAWLGDAMAGPTPVSALIHAATMVTAGVYLMVRSGVIYAVTPTASLVVSIIGLITLVFGAVVGAAKDDMKKVLAASTMSQIGYMMLAATMGPVGAAFAIFHLVTHGFFKANMFLGAGAVMHAMKDEVNIRGFGGLSSHMKITFGTFLAGYLAIIGFPFLSGYFSKDKIIEVAFSGEGLQPWTFGTITVLVAGLTAFYMSRVFFAIFLGEERWDHKDKHPHDPSPYMWVPMAILALGSLGLGAVLNYTGFLTWLEPAVGHGEHPHPVIPIWAITGATLTVVAIGVALAWKMYVASAVPKLAPHSSALVRAARADLYQDAVNENLFMKPGIAVAAGTEVADQTIVDGGIEGLAQATRSSGTLVGKLQTGYVRTYASWITLGVILALALAVQSAM, from the coding sequence ATGGTATGGCTTGCAGTTGCGATCCCGCTGATCTCGTGTGGAATTCTTCTCGTCTTAGGCCGTCGCGCTGACGCTTGGGGTCACTGGTTGGCCACGCTTGCCTCAGCAAGCGCCTTCGTCGTCGGCCTCCTTGCTACGCTCCAGTTGCTGGGCATGGACGCCATGAACCGCGTCGTCGAAACCACGCTCTACACGTGGGTTCCAGCCGGTGAACTCTCAGTTGATTTTGGTACTCGAGCGGATCCGCTCTCACTGACGTTCGTTTTGCTTGTAACATTCGTTGGAACACTAATCCATATCTACTCTATTTCATACATGGAGCACGATACTGATCGCCGTCGTTTCTTTGCTTACCTCAACCTTTTCGTTGCCGCGATGCTGTTGTTGGTTCTGGGCAACTCCTACCTCGTTTTGTTCTTCGGATGGGAAGGCGTGGGCTTAGCCTCCTACCTCCTCATCTCGTTCTGGAACCACGTTCCGGCATACGCCACCGCTGGTAAGAAGGCATTCGTGATGAACCGTGTTGGTGACTTGGGAATGCTGATCGCCATGATGTCGATGGTGGTGTCGTTCAGCTCGGTTTCTTTCACCGACGTCGCTACTGGAGCTGAAACACTTCCGGCGAGCACCGCAACCTTCATCGGCATCTTCTTGCTGGTTGCAGCTTGTGGTAAGTCTGCACAGTTCCCACTCCAAGCCTGGCTCGGTGACGCAATGGCTGGCCCAACCCCAGTTTCGGCGTTGATTCACGCCGCAACAATGGTCACCGCCGGTGTTTACCTGATGGTACGTTCCGGTGTTATCTACGCTGTAACGCCTACCGCATCGCTCGTTGTGTCTATCATCGGTCTGATCACCTTGGTGTTCGGTGCCGTTGTCGGTGCTGCCAAGGACGACATGAAGAAGGTGCTGGCAGCATCGACCATGTCGCAGATCGGCTACATGATGTTGGCTGCAACCATGGGCCCAGTTGGCGCAGCGTTTGCTATCTTCCACCTCGTTACTCACGGCTTCTTCAAGGCAAATATGTTCCTTGGCGCCGGTGCTGTCATGCATGCGATGAAGGACGAAGTCAATATTCGTGGTTTTGGTGGGTTGAGCAGCCATATGAAGATTACTTTCGGTACTTTCTTGGCTGGCTACCTTGCCATCATCGGCTTCCCATTCCTCTCGGGTTACTTCTCCAAGGACAAGATCATTGAAGTCGCTTTCTCCGGTGAGGGGCTCCAGCCATGGACCTTTGGAACGATTACCGTTCTGGTTGCTGGTTTGACTGCCTTCTACATGTCGCGCGTCTTCTTCGCCATCTTCTTGGGCGAAGAGCGCTGGGACCACAAAGACAAGCATCCGCACGATCCATCCCCATATATGTGGGTGCCAATGGCAATTTTGGCCCTCGGTTCCCTCGGCCTTGGTGCAGTATTGAACTACACCGGATTCTTGACCTGGCTCGAGCCAGCTGTTGGACACGGTGAACATCCGCATCCAGTTATTCCGATCTGGGCGATCACTGGTGCAACCTTGACGGTTGTCGCTATCGGTGTTGCCCTGGCATGGAAGATGTATGTGGCAAGTGCTGTTCCGAAGCTCGCCCCACACAGTAGCGCTTTGGTTCGCGCTGCTCGGGCCGACCTCTACCAAGACGCGGTTAACGAGAACCTGTTTATGAAGCCCGGTATTGCTGTTGCAGCCGGTACCGAAGTTGCTGATCAGACAATCGTCGACGGTGGTATCGAAGGCTTGGCACAGGCTA